A portion of the Mesobacillus sp. AQ2 genome contains these proteins:
- a CDS encoding DinB family protein encodes MNRESLQVSSLRGYEPEIGRWLWCLEDVRHTITTKLTGIDQKLLDRKMHGRHSIGSLLYHIALVEADWLYVEVLGTDWDPEVSSLFPLESRTASNLTHIEGESLEQHLYRLKKVREVFLSYFRSIDLNDWRKPRVLEQYEVTPEWVVYHLIEHESHHRGQIFQLLRELQEQ; translated from the coding sequence TTGAATAGAGAATCTTTGCAGGTATCTTCATTAAGAGGATATGAACCCGAAATCGGCAGGTGGTTATGGTGCTTGGAGGATGTGCGCCATACAATTACAACAAAATTAACAGGAATAGACCAAAAGTTATTAGACAGAAAAATGCACGGAAGGCATTCAATTGGCTCACTCTTGTATCACATTGCACTGGTAGAGGCTGACTGGTTATATGTCGAGGTACTCGGAACCGACTGGGATCCCGAAGTTAGCTCGTTATTCCCATTAGAAAGCCGCACTGCCAGTAACCTGACCCACATTGAGGGAGAAAGCTTAGAGCAACATCTTTATCGCCTGAAAAAAGTCCGTGAAGTGTTCCTATCCTACTTTCGTTCTATAGACTTGAACGATTGGCGAAAACCGCGTGTACTTGAACAATATGAAGTCACCCCTGAATGGGTTGTTTACCATTTAATTGAACATGAATCCCACCATAGGGGACAAATTTTTCAATTACTAAGGGAATTACAGGAACAGTAA
- a CDS encoding GNAT family N-acetyltransferase, whose amino-acid sequence MLFAGSKALKDAPYMLSTVEDMKKLTVEDMEKLLKNYVQNPNYVQFVAEVDGELVGAIEFKSGDKEKISHQGSFAMTVIPEYRNYGIGRTLLATLINWAKNNSRVEKVCLEVMEGNIGAINLYKTIGFVEEGRKIKGVKLEDCYQDLILMAIFV is encoded by the coding sequence ATGCTATTTGCCGGATCAAAAGCATTAAAGGATGCTCCGTATATGCTAAGTACAGTTGAGGACATGAAGAAGCTTACTGTTGAAGATATGGAGAAGTTGTTAAAGAATTATGTTCAAAATCCGAATTATGTCCAGTTTGTTGCCGAAGTTGACGGTGAACTGGTAGGTGCTATTGAATTTAAAAGTGGTGATAAAGAGAAAATTAGCCATCAAGGTTCTTTTGCAATGACAGTGATCCCTGAGTATCGTAATTACGGTATTGGAAGAACATTATTGGCTACTTTAATCAATTGGGCCAAAAATAATAGTAGAGTTGAAAAAGTTTGTCTAGAAGTTATGGAGGGTAATATTGGGGCTATAAATTTATATAAAACGATTGGATTTGTTGAGGAGGGAAGAAAAATAAAAGGTGTAAAGTTGGAAGACTGTTATCAGGATTTAATTTTAATGGCTATATTTGTTTAA
- a CDS encoding DinB family protein, protein MLDLFLYNWQVRDEWFNLCKSIPQGELITERIGGMGSILKNLVHVIDCELLWINYMLPEPQHYPEKDSISSLDEVIKYSDFTKKIAEDFIYHLPDDYENKVITIKNNRGKAFSFTYGKIIRHIITHEIHHIGQLSIWSRELDLKPVSSDLIVRELINIRNNGF, encoded by the coding sequence TTGTTAGATTTATTTTTATATAATTGGCAAGTTAGAGATGAGTGGTTTAACTTGTGTAAATCTATACCGCAAGGGGAGTTAATAACTGAACGAATTGGCGGGATGGGAAGCATTCTGAAAAACCTAGTACATGTGATTGATTGTGAATTATTATGGATAAATTATATGCTTCCGGAACCTCAGCATTATCCAGAAAAAGATTCTATCTCCAGTTTGGATGAAGTAATTAAGTACTCAGATTTCACAAAAAAGATTGCAGAAGATTTCATTTATCACTTACCAGATGATTACGAGAATAAAGTCATTACTATAAAAAATAATAGAGGTAAAGCTTTTTCATTTACATATGGCAAAATCATCCGGCATATCATTACACATGAAATTCATCATATCGGCCAGCTCTCAATTTGGTCGCGGGAGTTAGATTTAAAACCTGTTTCGTCCGATTTGATTGTCAGAGAACTCATTAATATTAGAAATAACGGTTTTTAA
- a CDS encoding type 1 glutamine amidotransferase family protein, producing the protein MQTKKAFLYVFNTMSDWEYGYLIAELNSGRYFKRDLGPLKVITVGANKEMVTTMGGLSIKPDISLDECTLESKDLLILPGGTSWSEEIHQPILERIGQALKIGTVVAAICGATEALANKGYLDTRKHTSNNLEYTKMVCPNYKGEKFYEVGSAVSDANLVTASGIAPLEFAMEVLKKLDVFAPDTLHSWYNLNKTHKSEYYFQLMNSIYS; encoded by the coding sequence ATGCAAACAAAAAAAGCTTTTCTATACGTATTTAATACAATGTCGGACTGGGAATATGGATATTTAATTGCTGAATTAAACTCAGGAAGATATTTCAAAAGAGATTTAGGACCTTTAAAAGTAATTACAGTAGGAGCTAATAAGGAAATGGTTACTACTATGGGAGGACTGAGCATAAAACCAGATATTTCCCTTGATGAATGTACTCTTGAGAGTAAAGATCTTTTAATCTTACCAGGAGGGACTTCTTGGAGTGAAGAAATTCATCAACCTATCTTGGAAAGAATAGGCCAAGCTTTAAAGATTGGCACTGTTGTTGCTGCAATTTGTGGTGCAACTGAGGCCCTTGCGAATAAGGGATACTTAGATACTAGAAAGCATACAAGTAATAATTTAGAATACACTAAAATGGTATGTCCTAACTATAAAGGAGAAAAGTTCTATGAGGTGGGATCTGCGGTATCTGATGCGAATTTAGTTACTGCATCAGGAATAGCTCCTCTGGAATTTGCGATGGAAGTACTGAAAAAATTAGATGTATTTGCCCCAGATACATTACATTCCTGGTATAACCTGAATAAGACTCATAAATCTGAATACTACTTCCAGTTAATGAATTCAATATATAGCTGA
- a CDS encoding MFS transporter produces MNKKGYSRSFISLWIGEIVSEFGGAAGGIVNGLLLYEITGSKEWMGALWLIYFLPSLALQGISSPFLNHVIKEKMLKNIQLIRSGAYLLPLLGYLSGEDYITIIGLIILQCLLGLVQPIYASLSFSLLPDLCTEKELVQANSLLDGTLRLMSFIAPGITSLLLIFSPIYVIYIISSLMFLLSYISLLQIPQNSVEKIATWSKKFWWEELKAGYFTFFQYPHLLKLTILSSIVQFAVGATMVINVPFIRGELNGQAWEYAVFSVTFPVGYAIGMLLLTKLPKNNLLMYSGLIGGGLSFVLLYFVPTLPLAWACELIGGILFPLFNAQSAAYFQREAPRERLSQLSSIRLLFLRLTMPLGILFASVSFLGINTRLTYLLIGTFIVLPGLYFLIKTIINRDSSAKHIRNIV; encoded by the coding sequence ATGAATAAAAAGGGGTATTCAAGATCGTTCATATCTCTTTGGATTGGAGAAATTGTTTCTGAGTTCGGGGGAGCTGCTGGCGGGATTGTAAATGGGCTTTTATTGTATGAAATTACGGGGTCGAAGGAATGGATGGGAGCTCTCTGGTTGATTTACTTTCTTCCTTCCTTAGCACTTCAGGGAATAAGCTCACCTTTTCTTAACCATGTTATTAAAGAAAAAATGCTAAAAAATATACAACTAATTCGTTCAGGAGCATACCTTCTGCCTCTCTTAGGCTATTTGAGTGGAGAGGATTACATAACAATAATAGGTTTGATTATTTTACAATGTTTATTAGGTCTAGTTCAGCCAATATATGCAAGTCTTTCTTTCTCACTATTGCCTGATTTATGTACTGAAAAAGAGCTAGTACAAGCAAATAGTTTATTAGACGGAACCCTTAGACTAATGAGTTTTATTGCGCCTGGTATTACATCATTACTTCTTATATTCAGTCCTATTTATGTTATATACATAATTTCTAGTCTAATGTTTTTACTAAGCTATATATCCTTATTACAAATACCACAGAATAGTGTTGAAAAAATTGCAACGTGGTCCAAAAAGTTCTGGTGGGAAGAACTAAAAGCAGGTTACTTCACATTTTTTCAATACCCGCATTTATTAAAACTAACGATCTTATCTTCAATTGTGCAGTTTGCCGTAGGAGCAACCATGGTAATAAATGTTCCTTTTATTCGTGGGGAACTCAATGGACAAGCTTGGGAGTATGCTGTATTCTCTGTCACTTTTCCCGTTGGATATGCTATAGGAATGTTACTGCTCACAAAGTTACCTAAAAACAATCTCCTTATGTACTCGGGTTTAATAGGTGGTGGACTTTCCTTTGTTTTGCTTTATTTCGTTCCAACTCTCCCATTGGCTTGGGCTTGTGAGCTAATAGGAGGCATATTATTTCCATTGTTTAATGCACAGAGTGCTGCATACTTTCAGAGAGAAGCACCTAGAGAACGACTTTCCCAGTTAAGTTCAATTCGTTTGCTATTTTTAAGACTTACTATGCCATTGGGGATTTTATTTGCATCTGTTTCATTCCTGGGAATTAACACCCGATTAACGTATTTGTTAATTGGAACATTCATTGTACTTCCTGGTTTATACTTTTTAATAAAAACAATCATTAATAGGGACTCATCTGCTAAACACATTAGAAATATTGTTTAA
- a CDS encoding GNAT family N-acetyltransferase, which translates to MTIKYLIYNSLPNEEVLTELISLHSRVFNTSEDLAAKMAIKPQLLIITAITGTKVVGYKIGYELKKDKFYSWLGGVDPDFRAHGIASELMQRQHKHLMEKGYRIIQTKTMNKWRGMLILNIKSGFDIIDTYIDEKGLHKIILEKQLITI; encoded by the coding sequence TTGACTATAAAATATTTGATATATAATTCGCTGCCGAATGAAGAGGTCTTAACTGAATTGATTTCACTACACAGTAGAGTATTCAATACATCGGAGGATTTAGCCGCGAAAATGGCAATTAAACCACAACTGCTAATAATCACCGCGATCACTGGCACAAAAGTGGTAGGATATAAGATTGGATATGAACTAAAAAAAGATAAATTTTATAGTTGGCTGGGCGGGGTGGATCCAGACTTTAGAGCACATGGAATTGCATCGGAGTTAATGCAAAGGCAGCATAAACATCTAATGGAAAAAGGATACCGAATAATCCAAACAAAAACGATGAACAAGTGGCGAGGGATGCTAATCTTAAATATTAAGAGTGGTTTTGATATCATCGATACCTATATTGACGAAAAAGGCTTGCATAAAATAATCCTTGAAAAGCAATTAATCACCATATAG
- a CDS encoding VOC family protein, giving the protein MIFHQKPITFVGQVHLKVKELQRSIAFYEKVMGFQVLEQTDSSASFTADGKTVLLTIEQPENVIPKQGRTTGLYHFAILLPERSDLAKIVQHFLKIGLHFGSSDHLVSEALYLSDPDGNGIEVYRDRQPSEWEWKNGEVKMTVDPLNLEDLLSGLEQETWNGLPAGTVMGHIHLHVADLKKAEDFYLNGLGFEVVCRYGHQATFISDGKYHHHIALNTWNGVGAPTPPENSVGLDSYTLILSDKEKVDKIVTQLEKLGASVTKEHDSYVTTDPSGNKIILKV; this is encoded by the coding sequence GTGGGGCAAGTACACTTGAAGGTGAAGGAGTTACAGCGTTCGATCGCTTTCTATGAAAAAGTCATGGGGTTTCAAGTATTGGAACAGACGGATTCTTCCGCAAGCTTTACTGCGGATGGAAAAACTGTATTATTAACGATTGAACAGCCGGAAAATGTTATTCCTAAGCAAGGCAGAACAACTGGCTTATACCACTTTGCTATTCTATTACCGGAACGATCGGATTTAGCGAAGATTGTGCAGCATTTTTTGAAAATTGGATTGCATTTCGGTTCTTCGGATCATCTTGTGAGTGAAGCACTCTATCTTTCTGATCCAGATGGCAACGGAATCGAAGTCTATAGGGACCGCCAGCCTTCTGAATGGGAATGGAAAAACGGCGAGGTAAAAATGACGGTGGACCCGTTGAATCTCGAGGACCTGCTCTCAGGATTGGAGCAGGAAACATGGAATGGCCTTCCTGCTGGTACGGTAATGGGACATATTCATTTGCATGTCGCCGATTTGAAAAAGGCGGAAGATTTCTATCTAAATGGCCTTGGGTTTGAAGTAGTATGCCGGTATGGACATCAGGCTACCTTTATTTCAGATGGGAAATACCATCACCATATAGCTTTGAATACCTGGAATGGAGTGGGTGCACCAACACCGCCAGAAAATAGTGTGGGGTTAGATTCCTATACACTGATTCTGTCAGACAAAGAAAAGGTAGATAAAATAGTCACTCAGCTGGAAAAGTTGGGTGCATCAGTTACAAAAGAACATGATTCTTATGTGACAACCGATCCTTCAGGCAATAAAATAATCCTGAAAGTGTAA
- a CDS encoding WYL domain-containing protein, which yields MPKIDNMLAILWMLRSGEKITAKQISEKLEMNIRTVYRYIDTISTSGVPIISEPGHNGGYTLMNNFIEAPLFFDFEEQTSLFHAAVFAEEAGYYGGEALNRAISKLSKYSNQEQETKINQHLTSLEVISRLSSLSMEPFLKELEQAVADGYSVKILYHKSGEKQLNYRLVDPYRIIYWNNKWYVIGFCHLRNDIRSFRVDRIESLMLTENKFIRPENFSARDFFIKSLLPTMEDKEGIISLVINGDKSVLADICQHWFLGHYLQERTSNQAVFLLEKDMIHTYVPYLLLPYNKSIKVIEPISLKKRLIEVLSDLIKFHQV from the coding sequence ATGCCTAAGATTGACAATATGTTAGCAATTCTATGGATGCTTCGTTCAGGTGAAAAAATTACTGCAAAACAAATTTCAGAAAAGTTAGAGATGAATATAAGGACTGTGTATCGTTATATTGATACAATTTCAACAAGTGGTGTACCTATCATTTCAGAACCAGGACATAACGGTGGATACACTTTAATGAACAATTTTATTGAGGCTCCTCTTTTTTTTGATTTTGAGGAGCAAACTTCACTATTTCACGCTGCTGTTTTTGCAGAAGAAGCCGGATATTATGGAGGTGAAGCATTAAATAGGGCCATTTCAAAACTAAGTAAATACTCAAATCAAGAGCAGGAAACAAAGATAAACCAACATTTAACTAGTCTTGAAGTAATAAGTCGATTAAGTTCACTCTCTATGGAACCTTTTTTGAAGGAGTTGGAGCAGGCCGTTGCTGACGGGTACTCAGTAAAAATTCTCTACCATAAAAGTGGCGAAAAGCAATTAAATTATAGATTGGTCGATCCGTACAGAATTATCTATTGGAATAATAAGTGGTATGTGATTGGATTTTGTCATCTTAGGAATGATATCCGAAGTTTTAGAGTAGATCGGATTGAAAGTCTAATGCTAACCGAAAATAAGTTTATCCGGCCAGAAAATTTTTCAGCACGTGACTTTTTTATAAAAAGTCTTCTTCCAACTATGGAAGATAAGGAAGGGATTATTTCTTTGGTTATTAATGGGGATAAAAGTGTATTGGCTGATATTTGCCAACATTGGTTTTTAGGACATTATTTACAAGAACGGACTTCAAATCAAGCAGTTTTTCTTCTTGAAAAAGATATGATACATACATATGTACCTTATTTACTTTTACCGTACAATAAATCTATTAAAGTTATTGAGCCAATAAGTCTTAAGAAAAGACTTATTGAAGTTCTGTCGGATTTAATAAAATTTCATCAAGTATAA
- a CDS encoding VOC family protein: MQRVSLITIGAFNLPSLRAFYKKLGWEETVISSDQYAAFKTAGVMLSLFPIEELEKDAGVKFYHNEKSYRGVTFAINVNNPQEVDETIEEIRKAGGTILREPSDAFWGGRTAYFSDPENNLWEVAWNPTAVFDEKGAMISF, encoded by the coding sequence ATGCAACGAGTTAGCTTGATTACGATTGGAGCATTCAACCTGCCTTCTCTTCGTGCTTTTTATAAAAAACTTGGGTGGGAGGAAACAGTCATCAGCTCTGATCAATATGCAGCTTTTAAAACAGCTGGTGTGATGCTTTCGCTTTTTCCAATTGAAGAACTGGAAAAGGATGCAGGTGTCAAATTCTATCATAATGAAAAAAGTTATCGTGGTGTTACCTTTGCTATAAATGTCAATAATCCTCAAGAGGTAGATGAGACCATCGAAGAAATAAGAAAAGCAGGCGGAACGATACTAAGAGAGCCAAGTGATGCTTTTTGGGGAGGAAGAACAGCGTATTTTTCCGACCCTGAAAACAACCTTTGGGAAGTTGCCTGGAATCCAACAGCAGTTTTTGATGAAAAAGGAGCAATGATTTCCTTTTGA
- a CDS encoding MBL fold metallo-hydrolase — protein MPMTSSMSGMIQNGENGVYSLTVQIVNVCFVRISETPGDWVLIDAGMPKSADKIIDAAEELFGEGARPKAIILTHGHFDHVGAIIDLIEHWQVPVYAHQLELPFLTGKQDYPKPDASVEGGLVAKISPAFPHEGIDLGGNIQALNEDGTVPHMDGWKWLHTPGHTPGHVSLFRESDRVLIAGDAFVTVKQESLYSVLTQEQEISGPPRYLTTDWEAARSSVQKLEALQPAYAITGHGIPMAAETLRENLRKLVDEFDDIAIPDYGKYVDGEK, from the coding sequence ATGCCTATGACTTCATCAATGAGCGGGATGATTCAGAATGGTGAAAATGGTGTTTACAGCCTTACTGTCCAGATCGTAAATGTTTGTTTTGTGCGCATTTCAGAAACTCCGGGGGACTGGGTGCTGATTGATGCAGGAATGCCTAAGTCCGCTGATAAAATCATCGACGCCGCAGAGGAGCTTTTTGGTGAAGGCGCAAGACCAAAAGCAATCATTCTGACGCATGGACATTTCGACCATGTTGGCGCGATCATCGACTTGATTGAGCACTGGCAGGTTCCTGTTTATGCTCACCAGCTCGAGCTTCCTTTTTTGACAGGCAAACAAGATTATCCGAAACCGGATGCTAGTGTGGAAGGCGGTCTGGTCGCAAAGATATCCCCTGCCTTCCCGCATGAGGGGATTGATCTTGGAGGAAATATACAAGCCTTAAACGAAGATGGCACAGTGCCGCATATGGATGGCTGGAAGTGGCTTCATACTCCAGGACATACTCCTGGCCATGTTTCATTGTTTAGGGAATCTGATCGTGTCCTCATTGCCGGTGACGCGTTTGTCACGGTCAAACAAGAATCCCTGTATAGTGTGCTGACTCAAGAACAGGAGATAAGCGGCCCTCCCCGCTACCTGACAACCGACTGGGAAGCAGCCCGCTCCTCCGTTCAAAAACTCGAGGCACTGCAGCCTGCCTATGCCATTACTGGACACGGAATCCCAATGGCAGCAGAGACACTAAGAGAAAACTTACGAAAGCTCGTTGATGAATTTGATGATATCGCCATTCCTGACTACGGTAAATATGTAGATGGAGAAAAATAA
- a CDS encoding winged helix-turn-helix domain-containing protein, with product MKQIYSPLPQERFLISVEASPVWEIALGIAAFTHSKLRHTFEQNENWLQHQSSMPSTLVSNLKEIEDSNLWYALLMLQNKLCSSNVQDFLNSLNELEPESFYETVLPYKDRTYEAIRKNTAMKYMNGESFFQYASYFKDHEYLNDYVLSFQQKEYKDIIGLLTETILVWSQWISEQKDWAKWLQALSFENQKNRTIDNSRPLEEIERISGGAKYLPEPSVWQVKLVPHVSYRPWILELRSPDTKLFFYPLNEEALLEPGVPPQELVQGHKSLGDELRLKLLFQITKGPISLQDLSIHFNVSKTTLHHQLSLLKAAKFIKVDKGIYSANALKIQSFSKRLNQYLGEIYE from the coding sequence ATGAAACAGATTTATTCGCCACTACCACAAGAAAGGTTTTTAATATCCGTTGAGGCCTCACCTGTATGGGAGATTGCCCTGGGTATTGCAGCCTTTACTCATAGTAAGTTGCGTCATACCTTTGAGCAAAATGAAAATTGGTTGCAACACCAATCCTCTATGCCATCAACATTAGTGAGTAACCTAAAAGAAATCGAGGATTCGAATTTATGGTATGCGTTACTTATGTTGCAAAATAAACTTTGCTCTTCCAATGTTCAAGACTTTTTGAATTCATTAAATGAGTTGGAACCAGAATCGTTTTATGAAACAGTCTTACCCTATAAGGACCGTACATATGAGGCTATAAGGAAAAACACAGCAATGAAATATATGAATGGAGAGTCCTTTTTTCAATATGCTTCTTATTTTAAGGATCATGAATATCTTAATGATTATGTCCTTTCCTTTCAGCAAAAAGAATATAAGGACATAATTGGGTTGTTAACTGAAACAATTCTTGTATGGTCTCAGTGGATCAGTGAACAAAAGGATTGGGCGAAGTGGTTGCAAGCCCTGTCTTTCGAAAATCAAAAAAACAGGACAATTGATAATTCGAGACCATTGGAGGAAATCGAACGTATTTCAGGAGGAGCGAAGTATCTGCCAGAACCATCTGTATGGCAGGTAAAGCTCGTACCGCATGTATCCTATCGTCCATGGATTTTGGAACTACGCTCTCCTGACACAAAGCTGTTCTTTTATCCATTAAACGAAGAGGCACTTTTAGAACCTGGTGTTCCCCCTCAAGAACTCGTACAAGGTCATAAATCATTGGGAGATGAACTTCGCTTAAAGTTGTTGTTTCAAATCACAAAAGGACCCATTTCTCTACAAGATTTGAGCATTCATTTTAATGTTTCAAAAACAACCCTTCATCATCAACTTTCCCTGTTAAAAGCAGCTAAGTTCATTAAGGTTGATAAAGGGATTTACTCAGCAAACGCTTTGAAAATCCAATCTTTTTCCAAACGTCTTAATCAATATCTTGGAGAAATTTATGAATAA
- a CDS encoding alpha/beta hydrolase, producing the protein MTNNRRSIPFRLIEHKDETNNLVIVLPGAGYTTQAPLLYYTTALFFNKGFDVLHINYSLNRDEITVLNERNFARDVQLAIDTAINGKTYSQYCIVAKSIGTKALGYMLGDKRLNGAKLIWLTPLLQNDAVFNAMVNSDQKGLCIIGDHDHYCFIEERFEKLRKNQNLTLKLIGGGNHSLELENDPINSIEILKTVISNINEFSDNQIGRNRF; encoded by the coding sequence ATGACTAATAATCGTAGAAGTATCCCATTTAGATTGATTGAACATAAAGATGAGACAAATAATTTAGTTATTGTCTTACCTGGGGCTGGTTACACGACTCAAGCTCCTTTGTTATATTACACAACGGCTTTATTTTTCAATAAAGGCTTCGATGTATTACACATTAACTATTCACTTAACAGGGATGAGATAACTGTCCTCAATGAAAGGAACTTCGCAAGAGATGTACAACTTGCGATAGACACAGCAATCAATGGGAAAACATACAGCCAATACTGTATCGTGGCTAAATCAATCGGAACAAAAGCTTTAGGCTATATGCTTGGTGATAAGAGGTTAAATGGTGCAAAACTAATCTGGCTGACTCCATTACTGCAAAATGATGCTGTATTTAATGCAATGGTTAATAGTGATCAAAAAGGACTATGTATTATTGGAGATCATGATCATTATTGTTTTATTGAAGAGCGGTTTGAAAAATTGAGAAAGAATCAAAATCTTACATTAAAATTGATTGGTGGGGGAAACCACAGTTTAGAGCTTGAAAATGATCCGATTAATTCTATTGAAATATTAAAAACCGTTATTTCTAATATTAATGAGTTCTCTGACAATCAAATCGGACGAAACAGGTTTTAA
- a CDS encoding Cof-type HAD-IIB family hydrolase — MGYKIVFFDVDGTITNHKDGSIPISTIEAIKTLKCRGLKVVAATGRPLSMCNELQELGIETFITANGGYVKHIQEVIHKVPMDKRIIEEVIEFAKIENNGLSFYTEGFSMNGVTEEEILIALKETLSLEEYPETNPLIHNEDIFLLCLFASDASVEKYKRKFPHLTFKRWHPYVLNVLHEDVSKSLAIMKTLDFFCLDKSEAIAFGDGENDIDMLELVGLGIAMGNGNEKLKTVADFVTKPSSEDGIDYALKKYGII, encoded by the coding sequence ATGGGTTACAAAATTGTTTTTTTCGATGTTGATGGTACTATTACAAATCACAAAGATGGCAGTATTCCTATATCTACAATTGAAGCTATAAAAACTTTGAAATGTAGAGGACTAAAAGTTGTTGCTGCAACAGGAAGGCCTCTTTCAATGTGTAATGAGCTGCAAGAATTAGGTATAGAAACATTTATCACAGCAAATGGTGGATACGTTAAGCACATTCAGGAAGTTATACATAAAGTACCAATGGATAAAAGAATTATAGAAGAAGTTATAGAATTTGCAAAAATAGAGAATAACGGTTTGTCATTCTACACGGAAGGATTCAGTATGAATGGAGTAACAGAAGAGGAAATCTTAATAGCTTTAAAGGAAACTTTGTCTCTAGAGGAGTATCCTGAGACTAATCCCCTAATTCATAATGAGGATATATTTTTATTGTGTTTGTTTGCAAGTGATGCATCAGTTGAGAAGTATAAACGAAAGTTTCCGCATCTAACGTTCAAAAGATGGCATCCGTACGTGTTAAATGTTTTGCACGAGGATGTTTCAAAGTCTTTAGCTATAATGAAAACACTAGATTTCTTTTGTCTCGATAAATCGGAGGCTATTGCATTTGGTGACGGCGAAAATGATATTGATATGTTGGAGTTAGTAGGGCTAGGTATAGCAATGGGGAATGGCAACGAAAAATTGAAAACTGTTGCAGATTTTGTTACTAAACCATCAAGTGAAGATGGAATTGATTACGCATTAAAAAAGTATGGAATCATTTAA
- a CDS encoding translocation protein TolB — protein sequence MRLRILFFICFSYLFSIKVSAEVTFTAAFVRDHQLWIKTGEQEVQVTKGRYVQSPKWSYDGRFIAYIDGDEQGNKSELFIYDTKEKDSFQPYQIETSDFKWSPTSNQLAYNSQGILNVTKMKNGRPRGFENVALGVSGFEWFPNGKEFIVSSQSSLRPTGWGPIPMYRIPVTANLDKNKMKSFYTIKTDETELFGIDADYFKWSHDGKWLAFIVIPTASWSMDSNSLCVLSNEGDRFQEVGKMLGFKDWMKWAPSANQLAYISGEGRFFVENKKATIAEMPAVLQQKQYTPEGFVDLDLEWYSQDKVIVARAKENKDWNEGPVPTMFTTLYAIDIKTDRQQQISHPNTNELDYQPQVAENYITWLRKKGNRNDLWVKKGLDGQESIWIENIESAPAILKPL from the coding sequence TTGAGACTGAGGATTCTATTTTTTATTTGTTTTAGTTATCTTTTCTCTATAAAAGTAAGCGCAGAAGTTACGTTCACTGCTGCTTTTGTACGTGACCATCAGTTATGGATCAAAACAGGGGAGCAAGAGGTTCAGGTGACGAAGGGGAGATATGTGCAATCGCCTAAGTGGTCCTATGATGGGAGGTTTATCGCTTATATTGACGGCGATGAGCAAGGGAATAAATCAGAACTGTTTATTTATGACACGAAGGAAAAAGACAGCTTTCAGCCATATCAAATTGAAACTTCAGATTTTAAATGGTCGCCCACCAGTAATCAGCTAGCCTATAATTCACAGGGGATATTGAATGTTACCAAGATGAAGAACGGCAGGCCCAGGGGATTTGAGAATGTGGCACTGGGTGTCAGCGGTTTTGAATGGTTCCCGAATGGAAAGGAATTCATAGTGTCCTCACAATCCAGTTTGCGGCCAACAGGGTGGGGCCCGATTCCGATGTATAGAATACCAGTGACCGCGAATCTGGATAAAAATAAGATGAAATCCTTTTATACCATTAAGACGGATGAAACCGAACTGTTTGGGATTGATGCCGATTATTTCAAGTGGAGTCACGATGGAAAATGGCTTGCCTTCATTGTTATTCCAACAGCCTCATGGTCAATGGATAGCAATTCATTATGCGTTCTATCCAATGAAGGAGATCGGTTTCAGGAGGTAGGAAAGATGCTGGGATTCAAAGACTGGATGAAGTGGGCGCCATCAGCGAATCAACTTGCCTATATTTCTGGAGAAGGAAGGTTTTTTGTGGAAAATAAAAAAGCCACCATCGCGGAAATGCCTGCAGTACTTCAGCAAAAGCAGTACACACCTGAAGGATTTGTTGACCTTGACCTGGAGTGGTACTCTCAGGATAAAGTGATTGTTGCCCGGGCGAAAGAGAACAAAGACTGGAATGAAGGTCCTGTTCCAACAATGTTTACGACCCTGTATGCCATTGATATAAAAACGGATAGACAGCAACAAATTTCCCATCCAAATACGAATGAACTCGACTATCAGCCACAAGTGGCAGAAAACTATATTACCTGGTTGCGTAAAAAAGGCAATAGGAATGATTTATGGGTGAAAAAGGGGTTGGACGGCCAAGAGTCTATATGGATTGAAAACATTGAGTCAGCCCCGGCCATTTTAAAGCCTTTATAG